One window from the genome of Pseudomonas frederiksbergensis encodes:
- a CDS encoding MFS transporter → MTHKSTLGAFYSIVTLFTGLDMAIVIAMVWFGLETTGSTFLVGATLCVATVVPYLCEQFIGRFFTVELSMRRLLYIRLIAFGAVLGLSLTDAALLPIGFLGIAFVVGVTDYFTISTLESKNTKLVLAGVTNSDTSARLMQTSIQIGAFGGALLGGVIVDVFSVNQTLQIISVAAIVSLAAMLLVAATPTRDDPVQAPQASAALVRSLPANLYILIIVLSMIGFHIGAFNSLVPIVFQKLNEWNATLFGVASGLAGLGAFSAAVLPRIKLNSYSAILLVVLADVAIVYLQNLYVMMAAAFLLGFCINSLRIQLRKTLIESAPNARTADVIAAKSSLYYLLVSGSAPMILTFFTTSGLLGIEGARLLMIVSAALLGCAVLVWNLSPAATHTVTAE, encoded by the coding sequence ATGACCCATAAATCAACCTTAGGGGCGTTCTATTCGATCGTGACCCTTTTCACCGGCCTGGACATGGCGATCGTCATCGCCATGGTCTGGTTTGGCCTGGAAACCACCGGCTCGACTTTTTTGGTGGGCGCGACGCTGTGCGTGGCAACCGTGGTGCCTTATCTCTGCGAGCAGTTCATCGGCAGGTTCTTTACCGTCGAACTGAGCATGCGACGGCTGCTTTATATCCGGCTCATCGCGTTCGGAGCCGTTCTCGGGCTGTCATTGACCGATGCAGCCCTGCTGCCGATCGGCTTCTTGGGCATCGCGTTCGTTGTGGGCGTCACCGACTATTTCACCATCAGTACCCTGGAGTCGAAAAACACCAAGCTGGTGCTGGCAGGCGTGACCAACAGCGACACGTCCGCGCGACTGATGCAAACCTCCATTCAGATCGGGGCCTTCGGCGGTGCGTTGCTGGGCGGAGTGATCGTGGATGTCTTCTCGGTCAACCAGACCCTGCAGATCATCAGCGTGGCCGCTATCGTGTCGCTTGCAGCAATGCTGCTTGTTGCCGCGACGCCGACTCGCGACGACCCGGTACAAGCACCGCAAGCCAGTGCGGCGCTTGTCCGAAGCCTGCCGGCAAATCTGTACATCCTGATCATTGTCCTCAGCATGATTGGCTTCCACATTGGCGCGTTCAACAGCCTCGTGCCCATTGTTTTCCAGAAGCTCAACGAGTGGAACGCAACCCTCTTCGGCGTTGCCAGTGGCCTGGCCGGCCTGGGTGCCTTCAGCGCTGCCGTGTTGCCGCGAATCAAGCTCAACAGCTACAGCGCCATACTGCTGGTGGTCCTGGCCGACGTCGCGATCGTTTATCTCCAGAACCTCTACGTGATGATGGCCGCAGCGTTCCTGCTGGGCTTTTGCATCAACAGCTTGAGGATCCAGCTGCGCAAGACGCTGATCGAGTCAGCACCCAATGCCCGGACCGCCGACGTCATTGCCGCCAAAAGCTCGCTCTATTACCTGCTGGTCAGTGGCTCGGCGCCCATGATCCTGACCTTTTTCACCACGTCGGGCTTGTTGGGTATCGAAGGTGCGCGCCTGCTGATGATCGTGTCCGCCGCATTGCTGGGATGTGCCGTGCTGGTGTGGAACCTCAGCCCTGCCGCCACCCACACAGTCACTGCCGAATAG
- a CDS encoding mechanosensitive ion channel family protein → MDIKQLWLNLQDFWGALDKHPLLHSGLALVLLVAIALVLGRVARYLILHGAKLIGRQPALHWVNDLRQNKVFHRLAQTTPSLIIQFGLHLVPGLSKTSMIFLGNVALSFTILFMLLAISALLSALLDVYARTEHARTRSIKGYVQLTKMVLYVFGAIIIVATLIDRSPLLLLSGLGAMSAVILLVYKDTLLSFVASVQLTSNDMLRVGDWIEMPQVGADGDVVDITLHTVKVQNFDKTIVSIPTWRLMSESFKNWRGMQQSGGRRIKRSLFIDASGVRFLHDDEEQRLSQVRLLTDYIGRKQAELKAWNEAQGNVAAMSANRRRMTNLGTFRAYALAYLKSHPEIQPNMTCMVRQLQTTAQGIPLEIYCFTGTTVWADYERIQGDIFDYLLAVMPEFGLGLYQQPSGTDLRAGLLAIKPDVKAVERLES, encoded by the coding sequence ATGGATATCAAACAACTCTGGCTCAACCTCCAGGATTTCTGGGGCGCCTTGGATAAACATCCGCTGCTGCATTCCGGTCTTGCGCTGGTTTTGCTGGTGGCGATCGCCCTGGTGCTCGGGCGCGTGGCGCGCTACCTGATCCTGCACGGCGCCAAGCTGATCGGCCGCCAGCCGGCCCTGCATTGGGTCAACGACCTGCGCCAGAACAAAGTCTTCCACCGCCTGGCGCAGACCACGCCGTCGCTGATCATTCAGTTCGGCCTGCACCTGGTGCCGGGGTTGAGCAAGACCAGCATGATTTTCCTCGGCAACGTCGCGCTGTCCTTCACCATCCTGTTCATGTTGCTCGCCATCAGTGCGCTGCTCAGCGCCCTGCTGGACGTCTATGCTCGCACCGAACATGCGCGCACCCGCTCGATCAAGGGCTATGTGCAACTGACAAAAATGGTGCTCTACGTCTTTGGCGCGATCATCATTGTCGCCACGCTGATCGACCGCTCGCCCCTGTTGCTGCTGTCGGGCCTGGGTGCGATGTCGGCGGTGATCCTGTTGGTCTACAAGGACACGCTGCTGTCGTTCGTCGCCAGCGTGCAGTTGACCAGCAACGACATGCTGCGGGTCGGCGACTGGATCGAGATGCCGCAAGTGGGCGCCGACGGTGATGTGGTGGACATCACGTTGCACACGGTGAAGGTGCAGAACTTCGACAAGACCATCGTCTCGATCCCGACCTGGCGGTTGATGTCCGAGTCGTTCAAGAACTGGCGCGGCATGCAGCAATCCGGCGGACGGCGGATCAAGCGCAGCCTGTTTATCGACGCCAGCGGCGTGCGCTTCCTGCATGACGACGAAGAGCAGCGCCTGTCCCAGGTGCGCCTGCTGACCGATTACATCGGCCGCAAACAGGCGGAGCTCAAGGCCTGGAACGAAGCCCAGGGCAACGTTGCGGCGATGTCGGCCAACCGTCGGCGCATGACCAACCTGGGTACATTCCGCGCCTACGCCCTGGCCTATCTGAAAAGCCATCCCGAGATCCAGCCGAACATGACCTGCATGGTCCGCCAGCTACAGACCACCGCCCAGGGCATTCCGCTGGAAATCTACTGCTTCACCGGCACCACGGTATGGGCCGACTACGAGCGCATCCAGGGGGATATTTTCGATTACCTGCTGGCGGTGATGCCTGAGTTCGGCTTGGGCTTGTACCAGCAGCCGAGCGGCACGGATTTGCGGGCGGGGTTGTTGGCCATCAAACCGGACGTCAAGGCAGTCGAACGCTTGGAAAGCTGA
- a CDS encoding Rieske 2Fe-2S domain-containing protein — protein MKAISLNLAHVHYVAVDEKTYFLKRHSHSTQLLPTECPHRGGPLHMGDVTQDGQSVICPWHDNAYKLCNLEKKSLPTVRVRNVISTVVGENNRCVPLLKLSRHVELSQ, from the coding sequence ATGAAAGCTATCAGTCTGAACCTGGCCCATGTTCATTACGTGGCCGTGGATGAGAAAACCTATTTCCTCAAGCGGCATTCTCACTCAACGCAACTACTGCCCACTGAGTGTCCCCATCGAGGCGGCCCGTTACACATGGGCGACGTCACGCAGGATGGGCAAAGCGTTATCTGCCCTTGGCATGACAACGCCTACAAGCTGTGCAACCTGGAAAAGAAATCTCTGCCAACGGTACGTGTGCGTAACGTCATCAGCACCGTTGTCGGCGAAAACAACCGGTGCGTGCCGCTGCTTAAACTTTCTCGCCACGTTGAGTTAAGCCAATGA
- a CDS encoding iron-containing redox enzyme family protein gives MLWTTKLTRESAYDGSNAAAEALALYAQADAFAQPSSFYTSSPYRRPSRPQDINDSLLTESLKSNQLSSSHHLLAQRLLLNIYEQDLVFLPKPPMAFNLKEFKDFYEPQHVAFGKKIRPVLENYVYGWLKEEVHINGPWELESFLAHTDKVLEDVAQSDSRLFQVLTTSRDPQRAAKFFMTQCAGDFLSEASAMARNVLGNCGVYTSELFKILIDEYGYGVDKKKHSTIFEDMLKAMGMSHHVHYYWQFYTASSLSLTNYFHYVSANHGELFRYIGAMYYTEATLALTTKHQSRAIRTIFDNTVPTEYFDEHSHIDVHHGRMALKRLIIPMIEQFGNTIIPDLIRGFEEFKLLQDIADEELYAHIKWHDELDEHRARAAELHGKRNVDMRITESENELSVLHTHSNDELFWVESGELDFVMSPELSVRLKAGEGIVIPKGMIHGTCVTSKTCTYTVTAI, from the coding sequence ATGTTATGGACGACAAAACTCACCCGTGAGTCTGCCTACGATGGATCGAATGCAGCAGCCGAGGCACTCGCCCTCTATGCTCAGGCCGATGCGTTCGCCCAGCCCAGCAGTTTTTATACCAGCAGCCCGTATCGGCGCCCCTCGCGACCTCAAGACATCAATGACTCGCTGCTTACCGAGAGCCTGAAAAGCAACCAACTTTCCAGCAGCCACCATTTGTTGGCGCAACGGTTGCTGTTGAACATCTACGAGCAAGACTTGGTTTTCCTCCCCAAGCCGCCCATGGCGTTCAACCTGAAGGAGTTCAAGGACTTCTATGAGCCACAACACGTGGCGTTCGGTAAAAAGATCCGTCCCGTGCTGGAGAACTATGTCTACGGCTGGCTCAAGGAAGAAGTCCACATCAATGGCCCCTGGGAACTTGAATCGTTCCTGGCTCATACCGATAAAGTGTTGGAAGACGTCGCTCAATCCGACTCGAGACTCTTTCAAGTACTGACCACCAGCCGAGACCCACAACGGGCGGCCAAGTTTTTCATGACCCAGTGCGCGGGGGACTTTCTCAGCGAAGCGTCTGCCATGGCCCGCAACGTACTGGGCAACTGCGGCGTCTATACCAGTGAGTTGTTCAAGATTCTGATCGACGAGTACGGCTATGGCGTGGACAAGAAGAAACACAGCACGATCTTCGAGGACATGCTCAAGGCGATGGGCATGTCGCACCATGTCCATTACTACTGGCAGTTCTATACCGCCAGTTCGCTGTCATTGACCAACTACTTCCACTATGTGTCAGCCAACCATGGCGAGCTGTTCCGCTACATCGGCGCCATGTATTACACCGAAGCCACGCTGGCCTTGACGACCAAGCACCAGTCCCGTGCCATCCGGACAATCTTCGACAACACCGTACCCACCGAGTACTTCGACGAGCACTCGCATATCGACGTTCATCACGGACGGATGGCCTTGAAGCGCCTGATCATTCCGATGATCGAACAGTTCGGCAACACGATCATTCCAGACCTGATCCGCGGTTTCGAGGAATTCAAACTGCTCCAGGACATCGCCGACGAAGAGCTCTATGCACATATCAAATGGCATGACGAGCTGGATGAACACCGTGCCCGCGCCGCAGAACTTCATGGCAAGCGCAATGTGGACATGCGCATCACCGAGTCGGAAAACGAGCTGTCGGTGCTGCACACCCATTCCAACGATGAATTGTTCTGGGTCGAGTCAGGCGAGCTGGACTTTGTCATGAGTCCCGAATTGTCGGTCCGATTGAAGGCTGGCGAAGGCATCGTCATCCCCAAGGGGATGATTCATGGCACTTGCGTTACCAGCAAGACTTGCACTTACACCGTTACGGCAATTTGA